The bacterium genomic sequence AAGGAGGTTTTGCGATGAATAAACCTAGCGATTATTACCTAAAAATTGTGGAGTGGTCTGAAGAAGATCAGTGTTACGTTGGAATGGCGCCAGGTCTAATTATTGGCGGCGTACACGGAGAGAGTCAAAAGAAGGTTTTTTATGAACTGTGCGAGGCAGTGGAAGAAGCTATACAAATACTACAGAAAGAGGGCAGACCTCTTCCGGCAGCAACGGCCAACAAGGACTATTCAGGGAAAATAGCGCTGAGAATTCCTTCTCAATTACATAAAGTTCTTACTGCAAAAGCATTCCAGGCAGGTGAGAGTGTTAATAAGCTAAT encodes the following:
- a CDS encoding toxin-antitoxin system HicB family antitoxin: MNKPSDYYLKIVEWSEEDQCYVGMAPGLIIGGVHGESQKKVFYELCEAVEEAIQILQKEGRPLPAATANKDYSGKIALRIPSQLHKVLTAKAFQAGESVNKLIQHKLETAV